The genome window CAATAAACCTCCAGCATGTCACAGACTGTAGCGGCTGGTGATCAATACCGTCCTGAAGTCATCATGGCTCCAAAATCACACATCACAATATGAAGTGCTCTTGGCTGACACTTGTTCGTGGCAGTCATGTGATCACGGCAGTCTCGTGTGGGCGCAGCAAAGCGTTTCCTTGACTTGGCCTCAGGAAAGTGCACAGAGGGACACATGGACCTCCAGCAACTTCCCAGCCGAGCGGGACGCAGCTGCGCTTCTCTCAACACATGCGGATTGAAATCTTTTGTGAGACTGACtttttcctgattttttttttatttttatttatgacAAGTTCACTTTAGCAGCCATTCGTGATGGAGTCGGAGGAGAGTAAGATATCAGTGTGGGTCTGCCGAGAGGAAAAGCTCGTCTTCGGCTTGTCAAAGCGCACAACCTGCGCTGATGTTGTCAAAGTGCTCGTGGAAGAGCAGAAGTCGCGGCACGGCCTCTCCGCGTGCACGCACTCTTACTGCGTGCTGGAGAAATGGAAAGGTTTCCAGAGGATTTTACCCAACAATACCAAGATTTTACGGCTCTGGGTGGCGtggggagaggagcagaggaacgTGAAGTTTGTGCTGGTGAAAAACGAGGCGTCTTTGGCGAACCACGGAGCCCGGAGCGCAGAGGCGCGTGTGGTGCTCAGCAAACACAGCCCGTGTGTTACCAAGGTGAGCGCGCGGTCGCCCATGGGTGGCATCTCACCTGAGAAACAGCGCCGGATTGTGAGGAAAGCTTTCAGAAAGTTGGAGAAGATCAATAATAAAAAGAGGGCGCGGGCGGCGCACAGAGACGCCTCCTGTGCGCAAAAGATGGAAAGTTTGGCTCATCTTGTGATCTCTCAGGATCATACAATCCGCCAGCAGATTCAGAGGATCACAGAGCTGGACGCAGAGATCGAAAGGCGCGAGGCAAAGGTGCATTTTGACAGAATTCAAAGACACGGCGTTAATTATGTGCAGGACACGTATTTAGTGGACGCTGCTGCCGCTTCCAGCCGAGAGGGAGACAACCAGAGTTCAGAGGAGGCTGTTGCTAAGTTTGAAGAGTATGTCCGGCAGTGTGAGGAGGTGGTTAGACTacaggaggagctggtggagcagGAAGCTCTTATAGACATCATCGCCATGCaggtgcaggaggagctgaaccACCGCTGGATGCAGCGGAGGAAcgaggagctgaggagcagagacacagagggcgCACCGCCCCTCCCCGGCACCGAGGGAGACGCAACGTCAGAAAACGAGCTGCTtttggaaagagagaggatCAGAACACAGCTAGATGCGAGTTTGTACATCGGTCTGCGCCTCAACACGGATTTAGAAGCTATTAGGAGCGATTTAGAGCTGACCCAGGAGATTTGCGGGGCgagggagaaggagatgagGGATTTGCTGGAGAAAGTGAACACTTTGGACATAACGGAAGGGACGGCCAGTGAGGAGGGACGCAGCCAGCCCGGGGCGGGTGATAAGACGGGGATGATGAGCACTTTGGAGAGGAAAAGCGAGTGGGTGGAGCAGGCCAGGGGTCTGTCCAAAGCTCACAGTGTGAACGACGACGACTCAGACACCGGCCTAAGTTCTCTGCACAGTCAGGACTCAGACAGCCAGCCGGTGTGGGAGTCACTGGTTTAGGATTTTACCAGGAGGAGGGTCGCTCACCTCACATCTTTTTAAAActagagaaagaaagaacttCTACAGTCTCAGGGATAAAAATCActctgaagcaaacaaaaagtcACAGTGTCACATTTCCTCATGGATGACAGTGAACTTATCTTTGTTTGGCATCATAACAGCCTCCACATGttcctttattttcatcttaCTCTGCTTTAAGAGCGACTGCAGTTCGTTTTTGTTGGGATAATATTCTTATTCAACAATAAATACTCTTTTGGAAACTTGagttcatttcttcctcttttctctttgcagcGACActaaaagcaaaatgtgattttgaa of Chaetodon auriga isolate fChaAug3 chromosome 1, fChaAug3.hap1, whole genome shotgun sequence contains these proteins:
- the rassf10b gene encoding ras association domain-containing protein 10 — encoded protein: MESEESKISVWVCREEKLVFGLSKRTTCADVVKVLVEEQKSRHGLSACTHSYCVLEKWKGFQRILPNNTKILRLWVAWGEEQRNVKFVLVKNEASLANHGARSAEARVVLSKHSPCVTKVSARSPMGGISPEKQRRIVRKAFRKLEKINNKKRARAAHRDASCAQKMESLAHLVISQDHTIRQQIQRITELDAEIERREAKVHFDRIQRHGVNYVQDTYLVDAAAASSREGDNQSSEEAVAKFEEYVRQCEEVVRLQEELVEQEALIDIIAMQVQEELNHRWMQRRNEELRSRDTEGAPPLPGTEGDATSENELLLERERIRTQLDASLYIGLRLNTDLEAIRSDLELTQEICGAREKEMRDLLEKVNTLDITEGTASEEGRSQPGAGDKTGMMSTLERKSEWVEQARGLSKAHSVNDDDSDTGLSSLHSQDSDSQPVWESLV